Proteins co-encoded in one Rhopalosiphum maidis isolate BTI-1 chromosome 2, ASM367621v3, whole genome shotgun sequence genomic window:
- the LOC113551273 gene encoding uncharacterized protein LOC113551273 isoform X2, with protein MYPTPWTTSVPPPTSTKPIVNSYENNMQTYSFFGANTMQNISMNQPLQPNAIDPAMVQKWQEWKRWEVWQQQFQQWQQQTGQISSATTQPVPPPMPPSQSLPLSQPPPIAFQNQHYSYHQPGPPLPLSNQSLQNTINNEVGMKRGLEPEFQSEKKIKIDIGNNKKEIELSDETEALFEEQFKSWEEQFLKWKEQNKNHPDKVQYLEYEKKWINWRDHLKQKCEVLKKKRELKLVEKKKEAIQVEENKLLPQQRLGYNPTMSNVSNLTNEPPPGPPPPLHQSHNNLTTSSKSENQIPGLDLASNNENSSKGFLNVSRILPQNQIRPIQTPDDKPFNFPKSIINLSTLNSHPINISHDKMNQPPISMYQNSSNWSKYNNPGAYHNQLPPDVDNSSISSFSQQTDVDSRLSYDGDKPNSNYNSSQNSSSINYRRPLLEGSYNKLSSETSSLCNKLPDDQSYNRNFNSSSSNFHGYNQGNVSDFNNFSRLPEKSNTPYQQSKPCLNTTPSKPPSLLSLNLVKPISLDDTGNFSETKNDAPDRYERNWNIADEEDDPENEYMEAHKKFSSESFDDQNEDEQFSNKQHKNMYNENHYSREQSDTRHFNDDYLRQSRESQIMRNTENKYVLSNSQFSRNINQNYSQEMPTLKNNEDDYFKTQINTRNTDQRFSMGTSLSNNNIEEYSNKPIIDENNFISQKGNYELTKSGPPPRENYESSQDRPLSRGNFDSFRGRPSSRGNYDSFRGGPPSRGNYNSSRGAPFSRGNFNSFRDGSLSRGHFGNNTNKPNIEWDDNYTKSEEPIKDLIVPLPTTKQLYEEAQPIDPVKIFDYRHLPTLKVIPGLSMETVVPIRIYDYKHGGKRILPWQDRGYSRRNSNRTRDLIEQEDSIQDHTDDDLNKNKETLVMNPTVSVNDISSDKVESNVDNKKDEIIEETSITRDTTTILDDEKDKEKERQPNIEIIDKCASSPPKVSQVNEIEKSSNRQLLTIETLLCPPGRFNRPSKIVIILRGLPGSGKSHVAKLIKEKELAMGGQAPRILSLDDYFMTEVTKIEIDPETNKKVERKVMEYEHDSANENLYRTSFIKAFKKKILENYFSFYIIDAINNKVSYYKEIIEISRMNGFTVYIIELESDIDLCIKHNIHNRTAHDINSIMRSWVKTPSDQILLDIRSLLSPSENEMEMEDVSDIEMEVDKGDEAIDDRSSEENRNIEFEEEDVMKLLSCKWTDTIPQEEKMKRLDGLCKKKAESSIKEWLQIPEDNDSVSEQVVVNDGKKRVRWADMEERREQEKMRAIGFVVGQTDWNRMLGRDQGESKLTQTKYI; from the exons atgtatccaACGCCATGGACTACTTCAGTTCCACCGCCTACATCTACTAAGCCTATAGTTAACAGTTATGAAAACAATATGCAgacttattcattttttggtGCAAATACTATGCAAAATATTTCT ATGAATCAACCACTTCAACCAAATGCAATAGATCCTGCT atgGTGCAAAAATGGCAAGAATGGAAAAGATGGGAGGTATGGCAACAACAATTTCAACAATGGCAACAACag ACTGGACAAATTTCTTCAGCAACTACACAACCAGTGCCTCCTCCAATGCCTCCAAGTCAATCATTACCACTGTCACAACCCCCTCCAATTGCATTTCAAAATCAACACTATTCTTATCATCAACCAGGACCACCCTTACCACTATCTAATCAATCTCTACAA aacacaataaataatgaagttGGAATGAAACGAGGATTAGAACCTGAATttcaaagtgaaaaaaaaataaaaattgatataggcaacaataaaaaagaaattgaatTAAGTGATGAAACTGAGGCTTTATTTGAGGAACAGTTTAAATCATGGGAAGAACAATTTCTTAAGTGgaaagaacaaaataaaaaccatccagataaa GTTCAGTATTTagagtatgaaaaaaaatggataaatTGGCGTGATCATTTAAAACAGAAGTgtgaagtattaaaaaaaaagagggAACTAAAATTAGTTGAAAAGAAG aaaGAAGCTATTCAAGtggaagaaaataaattactacccCAGCAAAGATTAGGTTACAATCCCACGATGTCaaatgtttcaaatttaaCTAATGAACCACCTCCAGGACCACCACCTCCATTACATCaatca cataataatttaacaacatcATCAAAATCTGAAAATCAAATACCTGGATTGGATTTAGCtagtaataatgaaaattcatCAAAGGGATTTCTAAATGTATCAAGAATTCTTCCACAAAATCAAATTAGACCAATTCAAACACCAGATGACAAGCCatttaattttccaaaaagtattataaacctTTCAACATTAAACTCACATCCAATTAATATATCTCATGACAAAATGAATCAACCACCTATATCTATGTACCAAAATTCTTCTAATtggtcaaaatataataatcctgGAGCATATCATAATCAATTACCACCAGATGTTGATAACAGCTCAATATCTAGCTTTAGTCAACAAACTGATGTTGATTCTCGACTATCATATGATGGAGATAAgcctaattcaaattataacagTTCACAAAATTCAtctagtattaattatagaagACCATTATTGGAAGGATCCTATAATAAACTATCAAGCGAAACTAGTTCACTGTGTAATAAACTCCCCGATGATCAATCATATAacagaaattttaattcatcatCAAGTAACTTCCACGGTTATAACCAAGGAAATGTCTCCGACTTTAACAATTTCAGCAGATTACCAGAAAAATCTAACACTCCTTATCAACAATCAAAACCATGTTTGAACACAACACCTTCAAAGCCACCTTCTTTGTTGAGCCTGAACTTAGTTAAACCCATTTCATTAG atgacACAGGAAACTTTTCGGAAACTAAGAATGATGCACCAGatag ATATGAAAGAAACTGGAATATTGCTGACGAAGAAGATGATCCAGAAAATGAATATATGGAGgcacataaaaaatttagttcaGAATCATTTGATGATCAAAATGAAGACGAACagttttcaaataaacaacacaaaaatatgtataatgaaaatCATTATTCTAGAGAACAATCAGATACAAGACATTTTAATGATGATTACTTACGTCAATCAAGAGAATCTCAAATCATGAgaaatactgaaaataaatatgtccTATCAAATTCCCAATTTTCTAggaatattaatcaaaattattctcaAGAAATgccaacattaaaaaataatgaagatgATTActttaaaactcaaattaaTACAAGAAATACAGATCAAAGATTTTCCATGGGAACATcactttcaaataataatattgaagagtattcaaataaacccattattgatgaaaataattttatttcgcaAAAAGGTAATTATGAACTAACTAAAAGTGGGCCACCTCCAAGAGAAAATTATGAATCATCTCAAGATAGGCCTCTCTCAAGAGGAAATTTTGACTCCTTCAGAGGTAGGCCATCCTCAAGAGGAAATTATGACTCATTTAGAGGTGGGCCACCTTCAAGaggtaattataattcttCTAGAGGGGCACCCTTCTCAAGgggaaattttaattcattcagAGATGGATCACTTTCAAGAGGACATTTCGGTAACAATACCAATAAACCCAATATAGAATGGGATGACAACTATACTAAAAGTGAAGAACCAATTAAAGATTTAATAGTTCCACTTCCTACTACAAAACAACTATATGAAGAAGCACAGCCAATCGAtccagttaaaatatttgattatcgtCATTTACCTACATTAAAAGTAATTCCAG GGTTATCAATGGAAACTGTGGTTCCCATtagaatttatgattataaacatGGAGGTAAACGCATACTACCATGGCAAGATAGAG gtTATAGCAGAAGAAATTCAAATCGTACAAGGGATTTAATTGAACAAGAag attCTATCCAAGATCATACTGatgatgatttaaataaaaataaagaaacattAGTTATGAACCCAACAGTGAGCGTAAATG atatttcttCAGATAAAGTGGAAtcaaatgttgataataaaaaagatgAAATTATTGAAGAAACATCTATTACAAGAGATACTACAACAATTTTGGATGATGAGAAGGATAAGGAAAAAGAACGGCAGcctaatattgaaattattgataaatgtgCGTCATCTCCACCTAAAGTGTCTCAGGTCAATGAAATAGAAAAATCATCTAATCGACAGTTATTAACCATTGAGACATTATTATGTCCACCTGGTCGATTTAATAGACCatctaaaatagttataatactaaGAGGTTTACCCGGCTCAGGAAAATCACACGTTGCAAAACTAATCAAA gAGAAAGAACTAGCAATGGGAGGTCAAGCTCCtagaatattatcattagaCGATTATTTCATGACAGAAgtaacaaaaattgaaattgatcCAGAAACCAACAAAAAAGTAGAAAGAaag gtTATGGAATATGAACATGATTCTGCCAATGAAAATTTATACCGAACGTCCTTtataaaagcatttaaaaaaaaaattttggaaaattatttttcattttatattattgatgccattaataataaagtgtcatattataaagaaataatagaGATTTCCCGAATGAATGGGTTTACT gtctatattattgaattagaaTCTGATATTGATTTGtgtatcaaacataatattcataatagaaCAGCTCatgatattaatagtataatgagATCTTGGGTTAAAACACCTTCTGATCAAATACTGTTGGATATAAGGTCATTACTTTCACCTTCAGAAAACGag atggAAATGGAAGATGTCTCAGATATTGAAATGGAAGTGGATAAAGGCGATGAGGCCATTGACGACAGAAGTTCTGAAGAGAatagaaatattgaatttgaagAAGAG GACGTCATGAAATTATTGTCTTGCAAATGGACTGATACTATTCCACAAGAAGAAAAGATGA aaaGATTGGATGGTCTATGTAAGAAAAAAGCAGAAAGTTCAATTAAAGAATGGCTGCAAATACCTGAAGATAATGACTCCGTTAGTGAACAAGTAGTCGTAAATGATGGAAAAAAAAGG GTTCGTTGGGCTGATATGGAAGAACGGCGCGAACAGGAAAAAATGCGTGCTATAGGCTTTGTTGTTGGGCAAACAGATTGGAATCGGATGTTAGGCCGAGATCAAGGTGAAAGCAAATtaacacaaacaaaatatatataa
- the LOC113551273 gene encoding uncharacterized protein LOC113551273 isoform X1: MYPTPWTTSVPPPTSTKPIVNSYENNMQTYSFFGANTMQNISMNQPLQPNAIDPAMVQKWQEWKRWEVWQQQFQQWQQQTGQISSATTQPVPPPMPPSQSLPLSQPPPIAFQNQHYSYHQPGPPLPLSNQSLQVINTINNEVGMKRGLEPEFQSEKKIKIDIGNNKKEIELSDETEALFEEQFKSWEEQFLKWKEQNKNHPDKVQYLEYEKKWINWRDHLKQKCEVLKKKRELKLVEKKKEAIQVEENKLLPQQRLGYNPTMSNVSNLTNEPPPGPPPPLHQSHNNLTTSSKSENQIPGLDLASNNENSSKGFLNVSRILPQNQIRPIQTPDDKPFNFPKSIINLSTLNSHPINISHDKMNQPPISMYQNSSNWSKYNNPGAYHNQLPPDVDNSSISSFSQQTDVDSRLSYDGDKPNSNYNSSQNSSSINYRRPLLEGSYNKLSSETSSLCNKLPDDQSYNRNFNSSSSNFHGYNQGNVSDFNNFSRLPEKSNTPYQQSKPCLNTTPSKPPSLLSLNLVKPISLDDTGNFSETKNDAPDRYERNWNIADEEDDPENEYMEAHKKFSSESFDDQNEDEQFSNKQHKNMYNENHYSREQSDTRHFNDDYLRQSRESQIMRNTENKYVLSNSQFSRNINQNYSQEMPTLKNNEDDYFKTQINTRNTDQRFSMGTSLSNNNIEEYSNKPIIDENNFISQKGNYELTKSGPPPRENYESSQDRPLSRGNFDSFRGRPSSRGNYDSFRGGPPSRGNYNSSRGAPFSRGNFNSFRDGSLSRGHFGNNTNKPNIEWDDNYTKSEEPIKDLIVPLPTTKQLYEEAQPIDPVKIFDYRHLPTLKVIPGLSMETVVPIRIYDYKHGGKRILPWQDRGYSRRNSNRTRDLIEQEDSIQDHTDDDLNKNKETLVMNPTVSVNDISSDKVESNVDNKKDEIIEETSITRDTTTILDDEKDKEKERQPNIEIIDKCASSPPKVSQVNEIEKSSNRQLLTIETLLCPPGRFNRPSKIVIILRGLPGSGKSHVAKLIKEKELAMGGQAPRILSLDDYFMTEVTKIEIDPETNKKVERKVMEYEHDSANENLYRTSFIKAFKKKILENYFSFYIIDAINNKVSYYKEIIEISRMNGFTVYIIELESDIDLCIKHNIHNRTAHDINSIMRSWVKTPSDQILLDIRSLLSPSENEMEMEDVSDIEMEVDKGDEAIDDRSSEENRNIEFEEEDVMKLLSCKWTDTIPQEEKMKRLDGLCKKKAESSIKEWLQIPEDNDSVSEQVVVNDGKKRVRWADMEERREQEKMRAIGFVVGQTDWNRMLGRDQGESKLTQTKYI; the protein is encoded by the exons atgtatccaACGCCATGGACTACTTCAGTTCCACCGCCTACATCTACTAAGCCTATAGTTAACAGTTATGAAAACAATATGCAgacttattcattttttggtGCAAATACTATGCAAAATATTTCT ATGAATCAACCACTTCAACCAAATGCAATAGATCCTGCT atgGTGCAAAAATGGCAAGAATGGAAAAGATGGGAGGTATGGCAACAACAATTTCAACAATGGCAACAACag ACTGGACAAATTTCTTCAGCAACTACACAACCAGTGCCTCCTCCAATGCCTCCAAGTCAATCATTACCACTGTCACAACCCCCTCCAATTGCATTTCAAAATCAACACTATTCTTATCATCAACCAGGACCACCCTTACCACTATCTAATCAATCTCTACAAGTAATC aacacaataaataatgaagttGGAATGAAACGAGGATTAGAACCTGAATttcaaagtgaaaaaaaaataaaaattgatataggcaacaataaaaaagaaattgaatTAAGTGATGAAACTGAGGCTTTATTTGAGGAACAGTTTAAATCATGGGAAGAACAATTTCTTAAGTGgaaagaacaaaataaaaaccatccagataaa GTTCAGTATTTagagtatgaaaaaaaatggataaatTGGCGTGATCATTTAAAACAGAAGTgtgaagtattaaaaaaaaagagggAACTAAAATTAGTTGAAAAGAAG aaaGAAGCTATTCAAGtggaagaaaataaattactacccCAGCAAAGATTAGGTTACAATCCCACGATGTCaaatgtttcaaatttaaCTAATGAACCACCTCCAGGACCACCACCTCCATTACATCaatca cataataatttaacaacatcATCAAAATCTGAAAATCAAATACCTGGATTGGATTTAGCtagtaataatgaaaattcatCAAAGGGATTTCTAAATGTATCAAGAATTCTTCCACAAAATCAAATTAGACCAATTCAAACACCAGATGACAAGCCatttaattttccaaaaagtattataaacctTTCAACATTAAACTCACATCCAATTAATATATCTCATGACAAAATGAATCAACCACCTATATCTATGTACCAAAATTCTTCTAATtggtcaaaatataataatcctgGAGCATATCATAATCAATTACCACCAGATGTTGATAACAGCTCAATATCTAGCTTTAGTCAACAAACTGATGTTGATTCTCGACTATCATATGATGGAGATAAgcctaattcaaattataacagTTCACAAAATTCAtctagtattaattatagaagACCATTATTGGAAGGATCCTATAATAAACTATCAAGCGAAACTAGTTCACTGTGTAATAAACTCCCCGATGATCAATCATATAacagaaattttaattcatcatCAAGTAACTTCCACGGTTATAACCAAGGAAATGTCTCCGACTTTAACAATTTCAGCAGATTACCAGAAAAATCTAACACTCCTTATCAACAATCAAAACCATGTTTGAACACAACACCTTCAAAGCCACCTTCTTTGTTGAGCCTGAACTTAGTTAAACCCATTTCATTAG atgacACAGGAAACTTTTCGGAAACTAAGAATGATGCACCAGatag ATATGAAAGAAACTGGAATATTGCTGACGAAGAAGATGATCCAGAAAATGAATATATGGAGgcacataaaaaatttagttcaGAATCATTTGATGATCAAAATGAAGACGAACagttttcaaataaacaacacaaaaatatgtataatgaaaatCATTATTCTAGAGAACAATCAGATACAAGACATTTTAATGATGATTACTTACGTCAATCAAGAGAATCTCAAATCATGAgaaatactgaaaataaatatgtccTATCAAATTCCCAATTTTCTAggaatattaatcaaaattattctcaAGAAATgccaacattaaaaaataatgaagatgATTActttaaaactcaaattaaTACAAGAAATACAGATCAAAGATTTTCCATGGGAACATcactttcaaataataatattgaagagtattcaaataaacccattattgatgaaaataattttatttcgcaAAAAGGTAATTATGAACTAACTAAAAGTGGGCCACCTCCAAGAGAAAATTATGAATCATCTCAAGATAGGCCTCTCTCAAGAGGAAATTTTGACTCCTTCAGAGGTAGGCCATCCTCAAGAGGAAATTATGACTCATTTAGAGGTGGGCCACCTTCAAGaggtaattataattcttCTAGAGGGGCACCCTTCTCAAGgggaaattttaattcattcagAGATGGATCACTTTCAAGAGGACATTTCGGTAACAATACCAATAAACCCAATATAGAATGGGATGACAACTATACTAAAAGTGAAGAACCAATTAAAGATTTAATAGTTCCACTTCCTACTACAAAACAACTATATGAAGAAGCACAGCCAATCGAtccagttaaaatatttgattatcgtCATTTACCTACATTAAAAGTAATTCCAG GGTTATCAATGGAAACTGTGGTTCCCATtagaatttatgattataaacatGGAGGTAAACGCATACTACCATGGCAAGATAGAG gtTATAGCAGAAGAAATTCAAATCGTACAAGGGATTTAATTGAACAAGAag attCTATCCAAGATCATACTGatgatgatttaaataaaaataaagaaacattAGTTATGAACCCAACAGTGAGCGTAAATG atatttcttCAGATAAAGTGGAAtcaaatgttgataataaaaaagatgAAATTATTGAAGAAACATCTATTACAAGAGATACTACAACAATTTTGGATGATGAGAAGGATAAGGAAAAAGAACGGCAGcctaatattgaaattattgataaatgtgCGTCATCTCCACCTAAAGTGTCTCAGGTCAATGAAATAGAAAAATCATCTAATCGACAGTTATTAACCATTGAGACATTATTATGTCCACCTGGTCGATTTAATAGACCatctaaaatagttataatactaaGAGGTTTACCCGGCTCAGGAAAATCACACGTTGCAAAACTAATCAAA gAGAAAGAACTAGCAATGGGAGGTCAAGCTCCtagaatattatcattagaCGATTATTTCATGACAGAAgtaacaaaaattgaaattgatcCAGAAACCAACAAAAAAGTAGAAAGAaag gtTATGGAATATGAACATGATTCTGCCAATGAAAATTTATACCGAACGTCCTTtataaaagcatttaaaaaaaaaattttggaaaattatttttcattttatattattgatgccattaataataaagtgtcatattataaagaaataatagaGATTTCCCGAATGAATGGGTTTACT gtctatattattgaattagaaTCTGATATTGATTTGtgtatcaaacataatattcataatagaaCAGCTCatgatattaatagtataatgagATCTTGGGTTAAAACACCTTCTGATCAAATACTGTTGGATATAAGGTCATTACTTTCACCTTCAGAAAACGag atggAAATGGAAGATGTCTCAGATATTGAAATGGAAGTGGATAAAGGCGATGAGGCCATTGACGACAGAAGTTCTGAAGAGAatagaaatattgaatttgaagAAGAG GACGTCATGAAATTATTGTCTTGCAAATGGACTGATACTATTCCACAAGAAGAAAAGATGA aaaGATTGGATGGTCTATGTAAGAAAAAAGCAGAAAGTTCAATTAAAGAATGGCTGCAAATACCTGAAGATAATGACTCCGTTAGTGAACAAGTAGTCGTAAATGATGGAAAAAAAAGG GTTCGTTGGGCTGATATGGAAGAACGGCGCGAACAGGAAAAAATGCGTGCTATAGGCTTTGTTGTTGGGCAAACAGATTGGAATCGGATGTTAGGCCGAGATCAAGGTGAAAGCAAATtaacacaaacaaaatatatataa